The region ACCGAGTTTGCGCAACCAGATCGTGTCCCGCAGGGAGCCGTCCTCGTCCAGCACCTCGTTCACCACGTCCCAGGCCCAGATCTTTCCCCGGTAACGCGAGACCACGGTCGTGATGTACTGCTTGAGCAATTCTCGGAGTTCCTCCGCCGACCACGACTCCGACACCCACGGTGGGACGCTGTGGTGCCAGACCAGGGTGTGCCCGTACATCGCCAGACCGTTCTCCTGGGCGAAAGCCACCAGGTCGTCGCTGGCGCGCCAGACGTACGTGTCGCGAGTCGGTTGTAACTGCCCCCACTTCATGGCGTTCTCAGCGGTTACCGCGTTGAAGTCGCTGGTGAGCACCGCACGGTACCGAGCGTTGGTGGCCAGCGCCTGGCCGTTGACAGCGGTACCGATCCGGACGTTCGACGGCATGAGGCCGCGCAGCGCGGGCCAGTCGGGCGCGAGCGGGGCAGCGACTGGCGTTTCATCCACCGACGCGACCTCACGCTGAGAGCCAGCGTATGCGCCACATGCCGCGACCAACGTCAGCACGGCCAGCAGTGTGAGCCACACTCGACCTCGCCGGAGCCAACCGAAAAGACCGGGACGGTCGGGGCCGGCTCGATCGGCTACGCGTACGGTGCCACCGCGCACGTCTTCGGCCATCATCGTCCCCAGATCAAGCAGCGACGCCAGCGCGGCGAGGACCGACAGACGGTCCCTGCCGATCCTACGGTGCGGACTTCAAACGCACAGCTTAGCCGCCATCTGCGCGATTCGGGGTCGGAGGTATGATTCTGCGCTCACCAGCTACGATCCGCCCTCGAACTCCGCACCGGCACCCGAGGATGATGCCTCCCGTGAACGCCGTACCGACGGCACGTGCCGAACGCCGCGCTTCCGCCCTCATCCGGGCCGGCGCTCTGTCGATGCTCGCGTTGGTGGCGGTCGGCGTCACCCGGCTCGTCCATGGCTCCCTCACCAGCCGGGCCACCGACCAGGCAACCTACGGTCTGGTCGGCATCATGCTGGCCGCCAGCATGATTGCCAGCCTGCTACTGCCCGGCGGCCTCTCCAGCGGCATCGCCAAGTTCGTCGCGTTCCATCGCGGCGCGGGCGACGTGGCGGGGGCCTGGGCGGCACACCGCTTCCTGTCCCGGCTGGGACTGGCCTCATCGGTCGGTCTCGGCGTGCTCAGCGCCCTCCTGGTGGGACAACTCCACCAACTCGACCTACTCGATGCCATATCACTGGCACTCCTGACCACCACCTACTCGCTCTACACCCTCGACAAGGCCGCCATGTACGGACATGGCCTCGTTGCCCAGTACGCCCGGATCGAACTTGGCACGTCCCTGTTGGCCATCGGCAGCACCGTAATCGTGATCATCACCGGGCAGAGCGCCTACCTCCTGCCACTGTGCCTGGGCTACGGATCGTTCGCCGTACTGTGCCGTCGTCAGATACGCCGTCACCGCCGGGCGGAAGGAGTTACCGAGCAAGGCTCCTTCGATCGCCGACAGGTGCTGACGTTCACCATCCTCGGCAGCATCGGGACTCTCGCGAGCGCCGGATTCCTCCAGGCGACCCAGCTTCTGGCGGGACATTTCGCCGCGCCGGCCGAGGTGGCTTTCCTCGCGGCGACGGTCGCCCTGATCGCACCTCTGTACTTCCTGCCGAGAGCCATGGCGCTGGTGCTATTCCCGGCGATGGCCGGGGCGCACGGGTCGGGTGACCGCTCGGCGGTACGACAGCAGGTGGATGCCTCGACCCGGGGCCTCGCCGTCGCGATGACACCCGTGTTCCTGGTGGGCCTCCTGGCGGCACCGCTCATCCTCGGCCTCTACGGCGGCAGCGAATACTCCGACGGCGCGAACGTACTCCGCCTCATGCTCTGCGCCTCCTACTTCGGCATCCTGCAGGTGCCCTCGGTCAACGCCCTGGCCAGCGGGGCACCCGCCCAGGCACGGATACCGGTCCTCTCCGCCGTCGTCGGCTGCCTTGCTGGTCTCAGCGTCGTGATCGCCACCGCTGGTCCCCTGGGTGCCGCCGGTGTCGCCGTCGGCTACCTCGTGGGAACAGCGATCACCGCGCTCATTCCCGTCGTCGTGGTCTGGCGGATCCATCAGCTGACATGGGCAGGCGTCCTCACACGTTGCGTCATGCTGATAGGCGCGGGTGCCCTGATCACCGAACTCGATCCGCTGCGCAGCTGGTCGTGGTCGGCAGCGGGAATTACCGGCGTCGTCCTCGTAGTGGCCCTGGTGGTGCTCTGGGGCGATCTGCGCCGGCTACTCTCGCTGCTGCGGCAGGGCCGCACGCCACTCGCCGACCAGGATCCCGACCCGCAGACCGGGCCACCAGCTCTCAAGGGAGTAGCTCCGTGACCGAAGCCCTCGGCGCCCGACCATCGGCGCTGCCTCCGGCCCGTCCACTCCGTATCCTGGCGGTCACCAACCTGTGGCCTGAGAATGGCAGCTATCGCGGCATCTTCGTGCAGCGTCAGGTCTCTGCCCTGCGGGCGCTCGGACACCATGTCGACGTGGAGGTGATCGCCCAGTCCCGGGGCAAGCAGGACTACTTCACCGCCGCTCCCCGGGTCCGGCAGCGGGCACGACAGGGCAACTACGACATCGTGCACGTGCACTACGGCATGGCCGCACCAGCGGCCCGACTGACCGGGCATCCGGCCACGGTGCTGTCGCTGTACGGCAGCGACATCAACGTCCCACGTCAGCGCCTGATGACCAAGCTGGGCTGGGGCACCAGTCGGGCCCGCATCTACGTCTCCCGCCGCCTCGCCGAGACGGCCGGGGATCCCGACGGACACGTCATCCCCAACGGAGTGAACTTCGAGTTCTTCCAACCGGGTGACCGGCTCACCATCCGGCGGGAACTTGGCATCACCCCCACCGCCAAGGTCGTGCTCTTCGCCGCCGATCCGGCCCGTCCGGTCAAGAGATACGACCTGTTCCGTGACGTCCTCACCGAGCTACGACGACGGGACGACTCGGCGCAGGAGCTGATCCTGCACGCCGAGGGCCAGTCGCAGGCCGACCTGGTGCGCAAGTTCGACGCCGCCGACGTCCTGCTCTTCACCTCGCAGCGAGGCTGCGAAGGCTCACCCACCGTCATCAAGGAGGCGGCCGCGATGGGCCTTCCGGTCGTCTCGGTGGACGTCGGAGACGTCGCGGAGATCCTGGACGGCGTACGGCCGAGCGCCGTGGTCCGGTACCCGGCGGGCCCCATCGAGGGCGTGGCGCACACCCGGCTGGTGACGGAACTGGCCGATCGCGCAGAGGAGATCCTCACCGCTGGCCGGCGCGCCGACGGACGCGAGCGGGTCTCCTGGCTGGACGAACGTCTCGTCGCACAGCGAATCACCGACGTCTACCACACGGTGCTCACTTCGTGATCAGACGCTGATCATGGCGGCCCCGGCCCCGTCGGTTCGATGAGCACGGCGGCATCATCGGCCGACCGAGGTCACCAGCCACTTGCCGAGTTCACTAAGGACGCGAACCGCGACGGCAAGGAACGCGAGCCCCGGAACCCGGGGTCGGCTGTACTTCCGGATGACCCGGTACCACACCGAAAGGCCCGCCAGCCGGCGTCGACTGATGTTCCCGCCGTGCCGGTGAAACCTGACGACCGGATATGGGAGATGTTGTGGCTGAATACCGCTGCTGAGTACGCGGAGGAGCAACTCGACGTCAACCTTGATCGGGATCTGCTCGTCGTAGCCTCCGAGCCGTTGCAGGAGGACCCGGTCGACCGACATGCCGGAATGCTTGAACGGTAGCCGCGGTCGCAGCATCACCGACCAGAGCATTCTCCGCGCCGTCCGATATGTGGGCAGTCTGATGACTCGGCTACCGCCCTGCCCGACGACCTCCTCATAGTCGGTGTAGATCCAAGCGGCTCCAGTGCCGGTCAGGAAGTCGTTGATGCGGCCAAGACCGTCCGAAGTGAGTTCGTCGTCCGAGTCGAGCACGGTGATGTACCGGCCCCGGGCCACCCTGAGCGCTGCGTTTCGCGCGGCACTGATCCCGGACGGACGCTGACGAACCAACCGGATGCGCTGGTCGGCCAAGAGCCCCGCCTCGGCCAACGCCTCTTGGACCGGCACTGCGGAGCCGTCGTCCACCACCACGATCTCAAAGTCACCAAACGCCCCGCGAAGCACACTGTTGACTGCCTGGACCAGCAGCATGGGACGGTCTCGCACCGCGATACAAACCGAGAACGTGGGAGTCACGGAGGCACCGGACTCCTCCTGCCCGACTGCTTGCCGGTGGACCACCGGACCACCGGCAGCGTCGAGAGACGGATCCCTGTCGAAGTCGGAGAGTTCGGCAGGTCTTCCATCCGGCGACTGACTCGAAGCGGACGTCGGACGATAAGTCATTCGCCCAACACCTCACAGCCAGCCGGGCTCCGCCCCGGTGCGCCCATACTCCTGTCACCCCCGTACCTGTCGCCTTCGTAGCGGCAATTGCCGGCGACGTCCTGGGCCGCAAGGATCCCATCCTTCACGAACACAGCACACCGCCGCCCATAGATCATCGCGAATCAGGTCGGCTCTGCCGCTCCCGCTCCGCTCGTTCAGTCCGGTGGCACAGGTCGTCGGACTCCCCGCAGCACGGCTTGGGTCCCCTCAGTCGACCGCATCCGAGAATCGGTGTCCGGGTCGCCGGAAGGGTCACTGACCGGGTCCGCTGACGCCGTGTTGGCAGCGCCGACGAGAACTTCGGGTTCCCTGTCGCTACGCCGCGCCCACCAGGCGATACCAACGATCGCCCAGAGCAACGCCGGCAACAGCGGATCCTCAAAGGCCGGCGACAGGAACGCCGCGACCCCGGCGAACACCACTGCGGTGACGCCCCAGAGCATCGCGGCGGCGTTGGACGGGCGCGGCACCGGTCTGCGAGCCCGCAACAACGGAGACGCCAGGGGCCACACGATCAGCACGAGCCAGGCAAGAAACACCACCAGCCCGAGGATCCCCACCTCCATGACGAGATGCAGCCAGAAGGAATCGATCTGAACAGCCTGGAAGCCGTAGCGGTTGAAGCCTTCGGGACCCAGCTTCGGGTTCTTGTGCCAGTCCGGATTGTTCTTCTGGGCGACGACGCCGCCGAACTGGCCAATGCCGAATCCGAGCAACGGTTGGCGAGGCAGAATGTCGACCACCTGTTGCAGGTACAACACCCGGATCTCGCGGGCCGGGGTAGGCGAGGGGCTGCCGGCACCGGTGGGCGAGGATCGAGCCGTCGGCTTAGGCTCGACCGCGCCAGCGCTTGTCTTCGGGGCGGTCGGCGTCGGCTGGGTACCCTGCGCGGGCCTACTCGCAGCACCTGTTGGCGTGCTCTGCGCGGGCCTACTCGCAGCACCTGTTGGCGTACCCTGCGGACTGCGCTCGCTACCAGCCGGATTGTAAACACCGGCCACGACGTTACCGATCCGCCGTTCCCACTCCGCGCGGTTGTCGGGTCGGGCAACGATCTGCGCCATTGTGCAGACGAGGAGGATGAGACAGACACCGAGCACCCGACGCGCGCCCCGGGGCACCAGTATCGCGACCAGCACACCGGCGACCAGCACACCCAGCAGGGATTCCCGCGACTGGGTCGCGGAGAGCGCGAGCGCGACCACGCTGGCAACCAACCACCAGACGAACCGGATCCGATCGTTGACCGCCGCCCACGCGATGAACCCGAGCAGGGCGAGACCCAAGACGTGGCCGAGGTGATTCGGATGGGACAGAAGCCCCTGTGCCCGGCTCTGCTCGGCCCAGGTCAGGTCCACCCAGCCGAGAACGGAGTAGGCAGGCTCTCCCACCACCATCTGCACCACGGCCACCAGTACATTCAGCCCGACCAGCGCACCCACCACGAGTAGCAGCCGGCGGACCATGACCTCATCGATGTCCGCTGCACGGAGGGCGTAGAAGATGAGTACGCCACGAAAGTAGACGAAGAGCGCCTCGCCCATCAGTGTGAGGGAGGAATCGTTCAGCACACCGGCGAGCACCATGACCAGACCGAGCACGAGGAGAGCCAGATCGGCCCCGGTCCGAAACCGGTGCCACAGCCGGTCGGCGGCGACCTTCCCGACGGTGAGTGCAGCTAGGAGTAGATAGAGGCCGGACTTCAGCGTCTTAGGCCACTGGGCAGCCGTCTCCAGATTGACCCGCGGATCCTCGCTCGTAGGGCCGGTCATGACCTGTGCCCACGTCTCGAAGAGCACATGCACCAAAAGCACGCCAACGACCGTCACGAGCCCGATCGAGAGGAGCCGCGACAGCGGTTTCGGACGAGCGACGTCCGGATCGGCGCGTCGAACGGCAATAGGGGATGACACGCCGCAAGAACCTCTCACTCGCAACTGGCCTCGTCGATTGCATGACGCTAGCAGCCGCGCAACAACGCGGTAGATTCGATCGGATGCTGGCAGGTGGCACAACCAAGCCCATAAAGGACAGTGATAGACGTTCCAGCATCGACCTCAGCGACGTCGCCGCAACATCAGCACGATAAGCACAACGAGTCCAACGATCAGTATTCCGCCAACTCCACCCAGTAGAACAACCGGCCAAATCGGTCGACCCGACGAATCGTCCGCCGAGTTCTGGCGCTCGACTGCGATCTGGCGGTACGCCTGCGCCAGCAGGTTGGCAGGCGATTCCGCAGCGGCCTTCTCCAGTTGGGAAACGGCGGACGAGTGCCGGCCGGTGAAGTAGGCGTCGAGGCCGTCACGGTACGCCCTGTCCGAGGCGCCAAGTTCGTTCTTCACGCCCGCCTCAGTCAGTAGGTCGAGCAGGCCGGCGGCCGGCAGCACCACGCGATTCGCCCGGTCGGGCCGAGCCAGGTCCTGATCCACCATGCCGGCAACCCGACCACTCGGGTCGATGGCAAATCCTCCGTGGGAGTTGGCGCCGACATCGTCGTTGATCCGGTACATCGACGCGTCGCCGCGCCGGGCTGTGCCGGTGACCGTCACCAGCTTCGGCCGCGGGGTGTAGGCGGCGGTACGGAAATCGGTGTCGTCAGTGCCGAATCCAACGACCAGCAGGGAGCTGCCCTCCTTGACCTCGGCCGAGCCGCTCAGCTCCACAACCGGAAGGTTCTCTCGGGCAAGTTTGATCAACGCGATGTTCCCGGTCTCCGCAGGGCGCGCCTTGACGAGCTCCGCCGGAATGGCCGGATCTCCGACGAGGTTGCCCTTGGCATCGTTCATCTGGCCGTACATCTGGCTGGTGGGCGCCGAGCCCGGGTCGATCCCGGTGAACTCGGTCTTCTCAAGATTGGTCTTGATGTAGTTGTCGACCTGCCCGGGGGCGAGTGTCCCTTCCCGCACGAGCATTCGGGCGACCGCGTCGAGTGCGATCTGACGGGTGGTCTCCGCCGACGGATACACGCAGGAGCTACTGGTGAGCACATGCCCACCCGTCGTCACCACGAACCCGCTGCACCGGCGGCTGAAGGTGATCGGCGTCGTGCGCACCGGTGCCTTGGTTGCACGGTTCCTCAGATAACCGGTGAACACCGCCTCGATGAAGACCAGTGACGGAGCTGCGGTCGCCAGTGAGCGTTCCTCCGGACCATTCGGCGGAAACAGTGCCCACGGCTTCAAATTGGGACCCGGTAGGCCGGTTGTCGGGAAGGCCGAACTGCCGACGCTTGGCTCCGCCGGTTCCTCCGTTCCAGAGCTGAGCCAGAACACCAACCCACCGCTGGTGGCCACGAGCACCAGGACGAGTGCCGCGATCGCGACCCAAAGCCCGTTGCTCCGCTTGGGCGGGGACGAAGGCTGGATTCGCCTGACAGGCGCGGAGAACGGATCGTGCGGCGGGGCGCTTGCGGGACGCTCGGCCTGCACCGGCGGCGTCCACGGCGAGGCCGTCACGAAGTCTTGCTCACCACCAGCGGTCTGTGCCGAAACACCGACGCCCCATTGTTGCTGAGCCGATGTGGACACTGCCGGTCCGGACTGCCACTCGCCGGTTTCGAAGGGCGCAGCAGACACCGAATGCGACGGCGACGACACCGGCTGCGACTGGGGCGGAAACGGCCCCGGCATCGGCTGGGGCGGGCCCGGCTGGGGCGGCGCCGATACGGGCTGCGGCTGAGGCACCGCGGAAACCGGATGCGGTGGGCCCGACACGGGTTGTGGTTGTGGTTGTGGTTGCGGCGGGCCCGACACCGGCTGAGGCTGGGGCGGGAACGGGCCTGACTGAGGCGGAGACGACACGGGTTGTGGCGGAAACGGTTGCGCCTGTGGCTGAGGCGGGAACGGACCCGGCTGTGGAGACGACACTGACTGTGGCTGAGGCGGGAACGGACCCGGCTGTGGAGACGACACTGACTGTGGCTGAGGCGGGAACGGACCCGGCTGTGGTGGAGATGACACTGACTGTGGCTGTGGTCGTGGCTGCGACGGGATCGGAGTTGGCCGATTTTGTCCCGGCACCGGCCCGGCCGGGGCAGCGCCCTGCTCAGGTCGCAGATCCATGCCGAGCACCTGGAAGAGTCGCTGCGCACCAAGCCCTTCGTTCGCGGAGGGATACGACACCCAGGGGTGGGCCGCGTAGAAGTCAGCGCTCTCGTAGCGTGGGCCGTCGACTGTCTTCGACATCGCCTCGGCCGCGTTTGCGAATGCCTCGCGCCAGCGTTGGTCGGCCGCGGCGGCGCCCTCCAGCACCGCCACCGTCACAAGTCGGTCCAGACCGTCGACGGCCCACCAGGCTTTGCCCACCTGGCACACACCAATTACCTCGGTGAACCGGTACGGACCATTCGGCTGCATGTCGACTCCTCTGCCTCGCCCGCCGTGCGGATCTTACCGAGACGACGCTCATCGCTCTGTCCTGTAACCGTTCCCACCCGTACGGCCAATCCCGTCCAGGGGCGATTGCCGCTGAAAGTTTTCATGCATACAGTCGCAACATGAATGAGGGCGCTGCCTTGGCCTCCGCCGACCGGGTACTCGACCTGTTCCACGGCGTCCGGCTCACGCCAACGCAGCGGCGGATCGCGCACTTCCTGGTGCAGCACGCAGCCACTGCGACGTACCTCTCCGCCGCCGAGGTGGCGGAACTGGCCCAGGTGAGCCAGCCCTCGGTGACCCGGTTCGCGACGGCACTCGGCTACGACGGCTACCCCGCCCTGCGTCGTCGGCTACGCGAACTCAGCACCGGCGGCGCCGGCACGACCGGGCGGACCGGTAACGAGTTGCAGCGGGCGGTCCAGGCGGAGCGCGAGAACCTGGACCGGCTGGCCGAGCAGTTGGCCGACCGCGAACCCATCACCGCCGCCGGTGCGCTGCTGGCCGCGAGCCGCCCCCTGCCGGTACTCGGACTGCGTGCCGCCGCGCCGCTGGCCGCGTACTTCGCGTACTTCGCCGCCAAGGTTCATCCGGACGTCCGGGTGCTCGACGACGGGGGCAGCCAGCTCACCGACCGGCTCGAACAAGCTGGCGCGGCGGGGGCGAGTGCCCTGCTGGCGTTCCTGTTGCCCCGCTACCCCCGGGAGACGCTCGACGCGCTGGGCGAGGCGCGGGCCGCCGGGTTCTCCATCGTCGCGATCACCGACTCCCCGGTGAGCCCAGCGACGGAGTACGCCGACATCGTGCTGCCCGCGGCGGTCGGCGCACACCTCGTCTTCGACCTGCACACCGCTCCGATGGCGCTGGCGATGGTGGTGCTCCAGGCCATCTGTGACGCGGCACCGTCGGACACCCAGCGACGACTGGAGGAGTTCGAACTCTCCGCCGCCCGCCGACAACTGTTCGTCAGCTGATCCCCGTACCTCGAACCTCAGCCGACAGGAGGCTCCCAAATGCCCGAGCCGATCCGCGCCCCTCGGGGCACCGGACGTACCGCCCAGGGTTGGCCGCAGGAGGCCGCCCTGCGCATGCTGATGAACAACCTCGACCCGGAGGTGGCCGAGCGCCCGGACGACCTGGTCGTCTACGGCGGGACCGGACGGGCCGCCCGGGACTGGCCGTCGTACCACGCGCTGGTCCGTACGCTGCGCGAGCTCAAGGACGACGAGACGATGCTGGTGCAGTCCGGCCGCCCGGTCGGCGTACTGCGTACCCACGAGTGGGCCCCCCGGGTGCTGCTGGCCAACTCCAACCTGGTCGGTGACTGGGCCACCTGGCCGGAGTTCCGCCGCCTCGAACAGCTCGGCCTCACCATGTACGGCCAGATGACCGCCGGCTCGTGGATCTACATCGGCACCCAGGGCATCCTCCAGGGCACCTACGAGACCTTCGCCGCCGTCGCCGCCAAGCTCGCCGGCAAACGTGGTGCCGGGCAGCAGTGGAGCAACGACACACTCGCCGGAACGCTGACCCTGACCGCCGGCTGCGGTGGGATGGGCGGGGCACAGCCGCTGGCCGTCACCATGAACGGTGGGGCGTGCCTGGTCGTCGACGTCGACCCGAGCCGGCTGGCCCGTCGGGTGCAGACCCGCTACCTGGACACGGTCGCCGACTCGCTGGACGAGGCGGTGGCGCTGGCGGTCGCGGCGAAACAGGAGCGCCGAGCCCTCTCCGTCGGTGTGGTCGGCAACGCCGCCACCATCTTCCCCGAGCTGCTGCGCCGGGGCGTCGGCATCGACATCGTGACCGACCAGACCAGCGCCCACGACCCGCTGTCGTACCTGCCGGAGGGGGTGGAGTTGGCCGACGCGGCGGAGTACGCGGCCAGCAAGCCGGCCGAGTTCACCGACCGGGCCCGCGCCTCGATGGCCAAGCACGTCGAGGCGATGGTCGGCTTCCTGGACGCGGGTGCCGAGGTGTTCGACTACGGCAACTCGATCCGGGGCGAGGCACAGCTCGGCGGCTACGACCGGGCGTTCGACTTCCCAGGATTCGTACCCGCCTACATCCGACCGCTGTTCTGCGAGGGTAGGGGTCCGTTCCGCTGGGCGGCGCTCTCCGGCGACCCGGCCGACATCGCGGCCACCGACCGGGCCGTACTCGACCTGTTCCCGGAGAACGAGTCGCTGGCCCGGTGGATCCGACTGGCCGGTGAGCGGGTCGCCTTCCAGGGCCTGCCGGCCCGGATCTGCTGGCTCGGCTACGGCGAGCGGGACCGCGCCGGGGTGCGGTTCAACGAGATGGTCGCCTCCGGCGAGCTGTCCGCCCCGGTGGTGATCGGTCGGGACCACCTGGACTGCGGCAGCGTGGCCAGCCCGTACCGGGAGACCGAGGCGATGGCCGACGGCTCGGACGCGATCGCCGACTGGCCGCTACTCAACGCGCTGGTCAACACCGCGTCCGGGGCGTCCTGGGTGTCCCTCCACCACGGCGGCGGGGTAGGCATCGGCCGCTCCATCCACGCCGGCCAGGTCTGCGTGGCCGACGGCAGCGCGCTGGCCGGGCAGAAGATCGAACGAGTGCTCACCAACGATCCAGCCATGGGCGTCATCCGGCACGTCGACGCCGGCTACGACACCGCCCGCGGCGTCGCCGACGCCACCGGCGTCCACATCCCC is a window of Micromonospora polyrhachis DNA encoding:
- a CDS encoding O-antigen ligase family protein — translated: MLLVHVLFETWAQVMTGPTSEDPRVNLETAAQWPKTLKSGLYLLLAALTVGKVAADRLWHRFRTGADLALLVLGLVMVLAGVLNDSSLTLMGEALFVYFRGVLIFYALRAADIDEVMVRRLLLVVGALVGLNVLVAVVQMVVGEPAYSVLGWVDLTWAEQSRAQGLLSHPNHLGHVLGLALLGFIAWAAVNDRIRFVWWLVASVVALALSATQSRESLLGVLVAGVLVAILVPRGARRVLGVCLILLVCTMAQIVARPDNRAEWERRIGNVVAGVYNPAGSERSPQGTPTGAASRPAQSTPTGAASRPAQGTQPTPTAPKTSAGAVEPKPTARSSPTGAGSPSPTPAREIRVLYLQQVVDILPRQPLLGFGIGQFGGVVAQKNNPDWHKNPKLGPEGFNRYGFQAVQIDSFWLHLVMEVGILGLVVFLAWLVLIVWPLASPLLRARRPVPRPSNAAAMLWGVTAVVFAGVAAFLSPAFEDPLLPALLWAIVGIAWWARRSDREPEVLVGAANTASADPVSDPSGDPDTDSRMRSTEGTQAVLRGVRRPVPPD
- a CDS encoding lipopolysaccharide biosynthesis protein, giving the protein MNAVPTARAERRASALIRAGALSMLALVAVGVTRLVHGSLTSRATDQATYGLVGIMLAASMIASLLLPGGLSSGIAKFVAFHRGAGDVAGAWAAHRFLSRLGLASSVGLGVLSALLVGQLHQLDLLDAISLALLTTTYSLYTLDKAAMYGHGLVAQYARIELGTSLLAIGSTVIVIITGQSAYLLPLCLGYGSFAVLCRRQIRRHRRAEGVTEQGSFDRRQVLTFTILGSIGTLASAGFLQATQLLAGHFAAPAEVAFLAATVALIAPLYFLPRAMALVLFPAMAGAHGSGDRSAVRQQVDASTRGLAVAMTPVFLVGLLAAPLILGLYGGSEYSDGANVLRLMLCASYFGILQVPSVNALASGAPAQARIPVLSAVVGCLAGLSVVIATAGPLGAAGVAVGYLVGTAITALIPVVVVWRIHQLTWAGVLTRCVMLIGAGALITELDPLRSWSWSAAGITGVVLVVALVVLWGDLRRLLSLLRQGRTPLADQDPDPQTGPPALKGVAP
- a CDS encoding glycosyltransferase family 2 protein, coding for MTYRPTSASSQSPDGRPAELSDFDRDPSLDAAGGPVVHRQAVGQEESGASVTPTFSVCIAVRDRPMLLVQAVNSVLRGAFGDFEIVVVDDGSAVPVQEALAEAGLLADQRIRLVRQRPSGISAARNAALRVARGRYITVLDSDDELTSDGLGRINDFLTGTGAAWIYTDYEEVVGQGGSRVIRLPTYRTARRMLWSVMLRPRLPFKHSGMSVDRVLLQRLGGYDEQIPIKVDVELLLRVLSSGIQPQHLPYPVVRFHRHGGNISRRRLAGLSVWYRVIRKYSRPRVPGLAFLAVAVRVLSELGKWLVTSVGR
- a CDS encoding MurR/RpiR family transcriptional regulator, whose protein sequence is MNEGAALASADRVLDLFHGVRLTPTQRRIAHFLVQHAATATYLSAAEVAELAQVSQPSVTRFATALGYDGYPALRRRLRELSTGGAGTTGRTGNELQRAVQAERENLDRLAEQLADREPITAAGALLAASRPLPVLGLRAAAPLAAYFAYFAAKVHPDVRVLDDGGSQLTDRLEQAGAAGASALLAFLLPRYPRETLDALGEARAAGFSIVAITDSPVSPATEYADIVLPAAVGAHLVFDLHTAPMALAMVVLQAICDAAPSDTQRRLEEFELSAARRQLFVS
- a CDS encoding trypsin-like peptidase domain-containing protein; translated protein: MTASPWTPPVQAERPASAPPHDPFSAPVRRIQPSSPPKRSNGLWVAIAALVLVLVATSGGLVFWLSSGTEEPAEPSVGSSAFPTTGLPGPNLKPWALFPPNGPEERSLATAAPSLVFIEAVFTGYLRNRATKAPVRTTPITFSRRCSGFVVTTGGHVLTSSSCVYPSAETTRQIALDAVARMLVREGTLAPGQVDNYIKTNLEKTEFTGIDPGSAPTSQMYGQMNDAKGNLVGDPAIPAELVKARPAETGNIALIKLARENLPVVELSGSAEVKEGSSLLVVGFGTDDTDFRTAAYTPRPKLVTVTGTARRGDASMYRINDDVGANSHGGFAIDPSGRVAGMVDQDLARPDRANRVVLPAAGLLDLLTEAGVKNELGASDRAYRDGLDAYFTGRHSSAVSQLEKAAAESPANLLAQAYRQIAVERQNSADDSSGRPIWPVVLLGGVGGILIVGLVVLIVLMLRRRR
- the hutU gene encoding urocanate hydratase produces the protein MPEPIRAPRGTGRTAQGWPQEAALRMLMNNLDPEVAERPDDLVVYGGTGRAARDWPSYHALVRTLRELKDDETMLVQSGRPVGVLRTHEWAPRVLLANSNLVGDWATWPEFRRLEQLGLTMYGQMTAGSWIYIGTQGILQGTYETFAAVAAKLAGKRGAGQQWSNDTLAGTLTLTAGCGGMGGAQPLAVTMNGGACLVVDVDPSRLARRVQTRYLDTVADSLDEAVALAVAAKQERRALSVGVVGNAATIFPELLRRGVGIDIVTDQTSAHDPLSYLPEGVELADAAEYAASKPAEFTDRARASMAKHVEAMVGFLDAGAEVFDYGNSIRGEAQLGGYDRAFDFPGFVPAYIRPLFCEGRGPFRWAALSGDPADIAATDRAVLDLFPENESLARWIRLAGERVAFQGLPARICWLGYGERDRAGVRFNEMVASGELSAPVVIGRDHLDCGSVASPYRETEAMADGSDAIADWPLLNALVNTASGASWVSLHHGGGVGIGRSIHAGQVCVADGSALAGQKIERVLTNDPAMGVIRHVDAGYDTARGVADATGVHIPMPQA
- a CDS encoding glycosyltransferase → MTEALGARPSALPPARPLRILAVTNLWPENGSYRGIFVQRQVSALRALGHHVDVEVIAQSRGKQDYFTAAPRVRQRARQGNYDIVHVHYGMAAPAARLTGHPATVLSLYGSDINVPRQRLMTKLGWGTSRARIYVSRRLAETAGDPDGHVIPNGVNFEFFQPGDRLTIRRELGITPTAKVVLFAADPARPVKRYDLFRDVLTELRRRDDSAQELILHAEGQSQADLVRKFDAADVLLFTSQRGCEGSPTVIKEAAAMGLPVVSVDVGDVAEILDGVRPSAVVRYPAGPIEGVAHTRLVTELADRAEEILTAGRRADGRERVSWLDERLVAQRITDVYHTVLTS